Proteins encoded by one window of Deinococcus radiodurans R1 = ATCC 13939 = DSM 20539:
- the coxB gene encoding cytochrome c oxidase subunit II, giving the protein MNTKHDRKPGGKREWATAWTRAGLIALGAAVLSSCGQGQNIFLGDQAAAYNREIWDLSKWAIGLSIIIFVGVSGMLFYTVQKFREDRNTAAPQQFHGNNRLEAWLIGIPIILVLGLSVLSVRSLARLNPVSQQTLGIEATGAQFWWNFTYPGSPVQGGSTVANGNEMVMPAEQKVAISTTSKDVIHGFWAPNLGGQRASIPTVKRVWELDTQRPGVYQGNCSQLCGASHANMRFKVIALSPEASRPSTRRRRLTWPPLPLPAAPRNAATTCSCRAIPAPAPLPAPRATACRAPRQAASAALT; this is encoded by the coding sequence TTGAACACCAAACATGACCGTAAACCGGGCGGGAAGCGGGAGTGGGCCACAGCGTGGACCCGCGCCGGCCTGATCGCCCTCGGCGCGGCAGTCCTGAGCAGTTGTGGGCAGGGGCAGAACATCTTCCTGGGTGACCAGGCTGCCGCCTACAACCGCGAGATCTGGGACCTGAGCAAGTGGGCCATTGGACTGTCGATCATCATCTTTGTCGGGGTCTCGGGCATGCTGTTTTACACGGTGCAAAAATTCCGTGAAGACCGCAACACCGCAGCGCCCCAGCAGTTCCACGGCAACAACAGGCTCGAGGCCTGGCTGATCGGGATTCCGATCATCTTGGTGCTCGGGCTGAGCGTGTTGTCGGTGCGTTCGCTGGCCCGCCTGAACCCGGTGTCCCAGCAGACCCTGGGCATCGAGGCCACCGGGGCGCAGTTCTGGTGGAACTTCACCTACCCCGGTTCGCCGGTGCAGGGCGGCAGCACGGTGGCCAACGGCAACGAGATGGTCATGCCCGCCGAGCAGAAGGTGGCGATCAGCACGACCAGCAAGGACGTGATTCACGGCTTCTGGGCGCCCAACCTCGGCGGCCAGCGCGCGTCCATCCCCACCGTCAAGCGCGTGTGGGAACTCGATACCCAGCGCCCCGGCGTCTACCAGGGCAACTGCTCGCAGCTGTGCGGCGCCTCGCACGCCAACATGCGCTTCAAGGTGATCGCGCTGTCGCCCGAGGCTTCGCGGCCTTCAACAAGGCGGCGCAGGCTTACGTGGCCCCCACTCCCGCTCCCGGCAGCGCCGAGGAACGCGGCTACAACCTGTTCATGCAGGGCAATCCCGGCACCGGCGCCATTGCCTGCGCCTCGTGCCACCGCGTGCAGGGCACCCCGGCAGGCGGCGTCAGCGGCCCTGACCTGA
- a CDS encoding c-type cytochrome produces MQGNPGTGAIACASCHRVQGTPAGGVSGPDLSFFGTRRTLGAGMWEAMSPEHWAEPQAAAALHAWIKHSPKVKPGSLMPTYDGSTYVVDGKSIQGGRLTDGEIDDIAAYLRSLRLPDEADYWQGSPVHGTNTTAGGSQ; encoded by the coding sequence ATGCAGGGCAATCCCGGCACCGGCGCCATTGCCTGCGCCTCGTGCCACCGCGTGCAGGGCACCCCGGCAGGCGGCGTCAGCGGCCCTGACCTGAGCTTCTTCGGCACCCGCCGCACGCTGGGCGCGGGCATGTGGGAAGCCATGTCGCCCGAGCACTGGGCAGAGCCCCAGGCGGCGGCGGCGCTGCACGCCTGGATCAAACACAGCCCCAAGGTCAAGCCTGGCAGCCTGATGCCCACCTATGACGGCAGCACTTATGTCGTCGACGGCAAGTCCATTCAGGGTGGTCGCCTGACCGACGGCGAGATCGACGACATCGCGGCGTACCTGCGGAGTCTGCGCCTTCCCGACGAGGCCGACTACTGGCAGGGCTCCCCGGTTCACGGCACCAACACCACCGCAGGAGGTTCGCAGTGA
- a CDS encoding cbb3-type cytochrome c oxidase subunit I codes for MTVHAPLPQHTQTAAKRGVWEVIKDFMMTTDHKKIGLLYIIVSILGFCLGGLLALAIRVQLALPEQTLLVGTTYNQVLTMHAAIMLFFFLIPLGLFGFGNYFLPLQLGVRDVALPRLNTFAVWLFIASLILVVLGLFNGGAPSVGWTFYYPLTMDGNQTGVSVFMVAVILNGLGSLLGSANFAATIVNLRAPGMGLWKMPVFAWSIFATSILQLLTLGGLTAAALLTYLEIKLGLSMFNPGIGGVPVLYQQFFWFYSHPAVYVMLLPYLGIGAEVASTMARKPLFGYRVMVYSMLAIVLVSCIVWLHHMFAVGIPEAWQIAFMISTLIVAVPTGVKIFNLIGTLWGGRILMRMPTYWLIGFIFNFLIGGITGVSLGMIPFDYQVTMSYYVVAHFHNVMMFGTAFLAMAGLYYWWPKMTGRFLDEKVGLAHFWLFMIGSWLTFLPQYILGLLGMPRRYYTYPAGNWAWTELNFASTVGAFLLLLGGLAMLYNMFQSFKRPITAGPNPWGGFTLEWTSSSPPAAYNFAHDFPQNFPTERPLYDWEQNGETLTPVDPKSIHLPQDSIWPFMTAFSLLLMGYGLSFGWFTNYDPAVGLKPFADASLSFKIATTVLYLSLPVFFYSLFKWAGTREYAVPVAHHHLTKYDNGFMGMAWFIISEVALFAILIAGYVYLRVIGAAEPPALRPSIWLAALNTLILVTSSGVVHKAEQDLHHGRTSWGRLGLFITLLLGAIFMIFQVYEFSLFGTESDWRQNLWQSCFFIIVGLHGLHILIGGTGIALPYYQLLTGKMDKYNHGSIVPASLYWHLVDVVWLLIVAIFYAW; via the coding sequence GTGACGGTACATGCACCGCTGCCTCAGCACACCCAGACGGCTGCCAAACGCGGCGTGTGGGAGGTCATCAAGGACTTCATGATGACCACCGATCACAAGAAGATCGGTCTGCTGTACATCATCGTTTCGATCCTGGGCTTCTGCCTGGGCGGGCTGCTGGCGCTGGCGATCCGGGTTCAGCTCGCGCTGCCCGAACAGACGCTGCTGGTGGGCACCACCTACAACCAGGTGCTGACCATGCACGCGGCGATCATGCTGTTTTTCTTCCTGATTCCGCTGGGGCTGTTCGGCTTCGGCAACTATTTCCTGCCGCTGCAACTCGGCGTGCGTGACGTGGCCTTGCCCCGCCTGAACACCTTCGCGGTGTGGCTGTTTATCGCCAGCCTGATTCTGGTGGTCCTCGGCCTGTTCAACGGCGGCGCCCCCAGCGTTGGCTGGACCTTCTATTACCCGCTCACCATGGACGGCAACCAGACCGGCGTGAGCGTGTTCATGGTCGCGGTGATCCTCAACGGCCTGGGCTCGCTGCTCGGCTCGGCCAACTTCGCCGCCACCATCGTCAACCTCCGCGCGCCCGGCATGGGCCTGTGGAAGATGCCGGTGTTCGCGTGGAGCATCTTCGCCACCTCCATTCTCCAGCTGCTCACGCTGGGCGGCCTGACCGCCGCCGCACTGCTCACCTACCTGGAAATCAAGCTGGGCCTGAGCATGTTCAACCCCGGCATCGGCGGCGTGCCGGTGCTGTACCAGCAGTTCTTCTGGTTCTACTCGCACCCCGCCGTGTACGTGATGCTGCTGCCCTACCTGGGCATCGGCGCCGAGGTGGCCTCCACCATGGCCCGCAAGCCGCTGTTCGGCTACCGCGTGATGGTGTACTCGATGCTCGCTATCGTGCTGGTGTCGTGCATCGTGTGGCTGCACCACATGTTCGCCGTCGGCATTCCCGAAGCCTGGCAGATCGCCTTCATGATCTCGACCCTGATCGTGGCTGTCCCGACTGGCGTCAAAATCTTCAACCTGATCGGCACCCTGTGGGGCGGACGCATCCTGATGCGGATGCCGACCTACTGGCTGATCGGCTTTATCTTCAACTTCCTGATCGGCGGGATCACGGGCGTGAGCCTGGGGATGATTCCCTTCGACTACCAGGTCACCATGTCCTACTACGTGGTGGCGCACTTCCACAACGTGATGATGTTCGGCACCGCCTTCCTGGCGATGGCGGGTCTGTACTACTGGTGGCCCAAGATGACGGGCCGCTTCCTGGACGAAAAGGTCGGTCTGGCCCACTTCTGGCTGTTCATGATCGGCTCGTGGCTGACCTTCCTGCCGCAGTACATCCTGGGTCTGCTGGGGATGCCCCGGCGCTACTACACCTACCCCGCCGGCAACTGGGCCTGGACCGAGCTGAACTTCGCCAGCACCGTGGGCGCCTTCCTGCTGCTGCTCGGCGGCCTGGCGATGCTCTACAACATGTTCCAGAGCTTCAAGCGGCCCATTACCGCCGGACCCAACCCCTGGGGCGGCTTTACCCTGGAGTGGACGAGCAGCAGCCCGCCTGCCGCATACAACTTCGCCCACGACTTCCCGCAGAACTTCCCCACCGAGCGCCCGCTGTACGACTGGGAACAGAACGGCGAAACCCTGACCCCGGTGGACCCGAAGAGCATTCATCTGCCGCAGGACAGCATCTGGCCGTTCATGACCGCCTTCTCGCTGCTGCTGATGGGCTACGGCCTCTCTTTCGGCTGGTTCACCAACTATGACCCGGCTGTGGGCCTCAAGCCCTTCGCCGACGCCAGCCTGAGCTTCAAGATCGCCACGACGGTGCTGTACCTCAGCCTCCCGGTGTTCTTCTACTCGCTGTTCAAGTGGGCGGGCACCCGTGAGTACGCCGTGCCGGTCGCGCACCACCACCTCACCAAGTACGACAACGGCTTCATGGGCATGGCCTGGTTCATCATCTCGGAAGTGGCGCTGTTCGCCATCCTGATTGCCGGCTACGTGTACCTGCGCGTGATCGGCGCCGCCGAGCCGCCCGCACTGCGCCCGAGCATCTGGCTGGCCGCGCTCAACACCTTGATTCTGGTCACCAGCTCGGGTGTGGTCCACAAGGCCGAGCAGGACCTGCACCACGGCCGCACCAGCTGGGGCCGCCTGGGCCTGTTCATCACGCTGCTGCTGGGCGCGATCTTCATGATCTTCCAGGTGTACGAGTTCTCGCTGTTCGGCACCGAAAGTGACTGGCGCCAGAACCTGTGGCAGTCGTGCTTCTTCATCATCGTCGGCCTGCACGGTCTGCACATCCTGATCGGCGGCACCGGCATCGCCCTGCCCTACTACCAGCTGCTGACCGGTAAGATGGACAAGTACAACCACGGCTCCATCGTCCCTGCCAGCCTGTACTGGCACCTGGTGGACGTGGTGTGGCTCCTGATCGTCGCGATCTTCTACGCCTGGTAA
- a CDS encoding NAD(P)H-dependent glycerol-3-phosphate dehydrogenase — translation MTQGSALPVLGAGGWGTALAVAAARAGQPARLWARRPDFAARLAEVRENREYLPGVLLPPEVAVTSDLPGAVAGADFALLVVPSVGVPELLAGLPRELGVVLCAKGLAPDGSRLSEYAAGLGFDRVAVLSGPNHAEEIGRGLPAATVVASRDPALAAAVQTALMSPSLRVYTSRDVPGVELGGVLKNVIAVAAGMGDGLHLGDNAKATLLTRGLREMNRYLRSLGAEEETVYGLSGLGDLIATATSPHSRNRAAGEAIARGESPQQGGKVVEGLRTAGLLDAWAAAHGHDLPIVRAVAQVTRGEWSPAEGVRHLMGREAKGETEAGEP, via the coding sequence ATGACGCAGGGCTCTGCTTTGCCTGTGCTGGGCGCTGGCGGCTGGGGCACGGCGCTCGCGGTGGCCGCCGCACGGGCCGGACAACCGGCGCGGCTCTGGGCTCGGCGTCCCGACTTTGCCGCCCGGCTGGCCGAGGTGCGCGAGAACCGCGAGTACCTGCCGGGCGTGCTGCTGCCCCCCGAGGTAGCGGTCACGTCTGACCTGCCCGGCGCGGTGGCCGGCGCCGACTTCGCCCTGCTGGTTGTACCAAGTGTGGGCGTGCCCGAACTGCTGGCCGGGCTGCCGCGCGAACTGGGCGTGGTGCTGTGCGCCAAGGGTCTCGCGCCCGACGGCAGCCGCCTGAGCGAGTACGCGGCGGGGCTCGGCTTTGACCGGGTGGCGGTCCTGAGCGGCCCCAACCACGCCGAGGAAATAGGCCGGGGCCTGCCCGCCGCCACGGTGGTCGCCAGCCGCGACCCGGCCCTTGCCGCCGCCGTGCAGACCGCGCTGATGTCGCCCAGCCTGCGGGTCTACACCAGCCGTGACGTGCCCGGCGTGGAACTCGGCGGCGTCCTGAAAAACGTGATCGCGGTGGCTGCCGGCATGGGCGACGGTCTGCACCTCGGCGACAATGCCAAGGCGACCCTCCTGACCCGTGGCCTGCGTGAAATGAACCGCTACCTGCGTTCACTCGGCGCCGAGGAGGAAACGGTCTACGGCCTGAGCGGGCTGGGCGACCTGATCGCCACCGCCACCAGCCCCCACAGCCGCAACCGGGCAGCGGGCGAGGCGATTGCCCGGGGCGAGAGCCCGCAGCAAGGCGGCAAGGTGGTCGAGGGCCTGCGTACCGCTGGCCTGCTCGACGCCTGGGCCGCTGCCCACGGCCACGACCTGCCTATCGTGCGGGCGGTGGCGCAGGTCACGCGCGGCGAGTGGTCCCCCGCAGAAGGCGTGCGTCACCTGATGGGCCGTGAGGCGAAAGGGGAGACGGAAGCCGGGGAGCCGTAA
- a CDS encoding class I SAM-dependent DNA methyltransferase has protein sequence MQRPPFTALAAVYDAIMADVEYDHWADFILTYARDGGLTPRRALDLACGTGGMTRQLQAAGMAVVGVDGSAEMLSVARERLPWVSFEQGDLRTFDLGETFDLVTCVFDSLNNLLAPADLGAALRQAAAHTAPGGLFACDLNTRLGVRELWEGDAIEGLARSEAGEEIHYHWSHHYDAEEELGVVQAFCRVMGEGGEVQEFVETHRERGYDPAELEPLLRGAGFARWDIVEYPDYADPDDRTPRIWVFAWMGEA, from the coding sequence ATGCAGCGCCCCCCTTTTACGGCCCTGGCCGCCGTGTACGACGCGATTATGGCCGACGTGGAGTACGACCACTGGGCGGATTTCATCCTGACCTATGCCCGTGACGGCGGCCTCACCCCGCGCCGCGCCCTCGACCTCGCCTGCGGCACCGGGGGCATGACCCGGCAGTTGCAGGCGGCTGGGATGGCAGTGGTCGGGGTGGACGGCAGCGCCGAGATGCTCAGCGTCGCCCGCGAGCGGCTGCCCTGGGTGAGCTTCGAACAGGGCGACCTGCGAACCTTCGACCTCGGCGAGACGTTCGACCTCGTCACCTGCGTCTTCGACAGCCTCAACAACCTGCTGGCCCCCGCCGACCTCGGCGCGGCGCTGCGCCAGGCGGCGGCCCACACCGCGCCGGGCGGGCTGTTCGCCTGCGACCTCAACACCCGACTGGGCGTCCGTGAGCTGTGGGAAGGCGACGCCATCGAGGGGCTGGCCCGCAGCGAGGCGGGCGAGGAAATCCATTACCACTGGTCACACCACTACGACGCCGAGGAAGAACTGGGCGTCGTGCAGGCGTTTTGCCGGGTGATGGGCGAAGGCGGCGAGGTGCAGGAATTCGTGGAGACCCACCGCGAGCGCGGCTACGACCCCGCCGAGCTGGAGCCGCTGCTGCGCGGGGCCGGATTTGCCCGCTGGGACATCGTGGAGTACCCCGACTACGCCGACCCGGATGACCGCACCCCGCGCATCTGGGTCTTTGCCTGGATGGGCGAAGCATGA
- a CDS encoding YpdA family putative bacillithiol disulfide reductase: protein MSLYDVAIVGAGPVGLAAAIGCKRAGLSYVVLEKGCVVNAIFEYPTYMGFFTTAPELEIGNHPFVTGHDKPDRRDALMYYRLVTQRENLNVRQYTTVNKVHAAPAGFTLEIEAQDGTPGVVEARRVVVATGYYDNPLSMGIPGEDSENVSHYYTEAHPFMGLNVTVIGAGNSAADAALDLWRSGVNVTMVVRAPELKSTIKYWVRPDLENRIKEGSIHAHFNSRVVEIHPEHVVVQGEDGRTFELPTDFTFALTGYRPDLSFLDGLNLATQPDECLVLTENYESSVPGLFVVGSAGFAGKTNQVFIENGRFHADHAVAEIERQLRSGELRPA, encoded by the coding sequence ATGAGTCTTTATGACGTGGCAATCGTCGGAGCCGGGCCGGTGGGTCTGGCCGCCGCCATCGGATGCAAGCGCGCGGGCCTGAGTTACGTGGTGCTGGAAAAGGGCTGCGTGGTCAACGCGATTTTTGAGTACCCCACCTACATGGGCTTTTTTACCACTGCTCCCGAACTCGAAATCGGCAACCACCCCTTCGTGACCGGGCACGACAAGCCCGACCGCCGTGACGCGCTGATGTACTACCGCCTCGTCACGCAGCGTGAGAACCTGAACGTGCGGCAGTACACCACCGTGAATAAGGTGCACGCGGCCCCGGCGGGCTTCACCCTCGAAATCGAGGCGCAGGACGGTACGCCCGGCGTGGTGGAAGCGCGGCGCGTGGTGGTGGCGACCGGCTACTACGACAACCCGCTGAGTATGGGCATTCCCGGTGAGGACAGCGAAAACGTCAGCCACTACTACACCGAGGCCCACCCCTTCATGGGCCTGAACGTGACCGTCATCGGCGCGGGCAACTCGGCCGCCGACGCCGCGCTCGACCTGTGGCGCAGCGGCGTGAACGTGACCATGGTGGTCCGCGCTCCCGAACTCAAGAGCACCATCAAGTACTGGGTGCGGCCCGACCTCGAAAACCGCATCAAGGAAGGCAGCATCCATGCCCACTTCAACTCGCGGGTGGTCGAGATTCACCCCGAGCACGTGGTCGTGCAGGGCGAGGACGGCCGCACCTTCGAGCTGCCCACCGACTTCACCTTCGCGCTGACCGGCTACCGCCCCGACCTGTCGTTCCTGGACGGGCTGAACCTCGCCACGCAGCCTGACGAGTGCCTGGTGCTGACCGAGAACTACGAGAGCAGCGTGCCCGGCCTCTTCGTGGTGGGCAGCGCGGGCTTTGCCGGCAAGACCAATCAGGTCTTTATCGAAAATGGCCGCTTTCATGCCGACCACGCGGTGGCCGAAATCGAACGGCAGCTGCGGAGCGGCGAACTGCGCCCGGCCTGA
- a CDS encoding DUF3105 domain-containing protein: MPGARWLSGVVLGGLSLGLMACGPKDIEGLRTADYLGGDQRSGVLTYRETPPMGGPYNPLWQTCAAYAQPVYNEYAVHSLARGAVWVTYRPGLDAAELDKLKALLAGQPAALLSPYPNLPAPVVMTAWNRQLSAQTADDPRLTRFLKEILPENSAPEKGSPCARGFGGTR, translated from the coding sequence ATGCCGGGTGCGCGTTGGTTGTCGGGAGTGGTGCTGGGTGGGCTGTCGCTGGGCCTGATGGCCTGTGGCCCCAAAGACATCGAGGGGCTGCGAACCGCTGACTATCTCGGCGGAGACCAGCGCAGCGGCGTGCTGACCTACAGAGAGACCCCGCCGATGGGCGGCCCCTACAACCCGCTGTGGCAGACCTGCGCCGCCTACGCCCAGCCGGTCTACAACGAGTACGCCGTCCACAGCCTTGCGCGGGGCGCGGTGTGGGTGACTTACCGCCCTGGCCTGGACGCCGCCGAGCTGGACAAGCTAAAGGCCCTGCTCGCCGGGCAGCCTGCCGCGCTGCTCAGCCCGTATCCCAACCTGCCCGCGCCCGTCGTGATGACGGCCTGGAATCGCCAGCTCAGCGCCCAGACCGCCGACGACCCCCGCCTGACCCGCTTCCTCAAAGAAATCTTGCCCGAGAACAGTGCCCCAGAGAAGGGCAGCCCGTGCGCCAGGGGTTTCGGCGGCACCCGCTAG
- a CDS encoding lipid-A-disaccharide synthase-related protein, with protein sequence MPLTVAPATLLVSNGHAEDLIGAALARELRRRRPDQPLLALPLVGAGGAYAGLAETAGPLLDMPSGGFPFGSLDNLRADLRAGLVQKSLGQWLAARTQGPALERVVVVGDTYALGVGTLAARQIPGALARPRLPLVHVQPLVSVLYGEGMTLGGHLRELNALGANVFMPWELALGRRAWRVYTRDAASARHLARRGVNAAYRGSFALDILPAPERDLAPLLTGVPVLALLPGQRGDAQTSLPVMLGAACALPDMQALVAWPRPFDELPPLLGWTLEERGEWGVLARRGTCSVWLLRASFSTILHAAAASGGVALGTAGTANEQAAGLGVPVVGFPTAGPQYVPGFAVRQQRLLGAALTLTRPEASAAAQAVRELLGGPQRTTAVRDGQRRIGQAGALPQIAEELGKMA encoded by the coding sequence ATGCCGCTGACTGTTGCGCCCGCTACCCTGCTCGTGTCCAACGGCCATGCCGAAGACCTGATCGGGGCAGCGCTGGCCCGTGAGCTGCGTCGGCGCCGCCCAGACCAGCCACTCCTCGCGCTGCCGCTCGTAGGGGCGGGCGGGGCCTATGCCGGGCTCGCGGAAACTGCTGGGCCACTGCTCGACATGCCCTCGGGCGGGTTTCCCTTCGGCAGCCTGGACAACCTGCGGGCCGACCTGCGCGCCGGACTGGTGCAAAAGTCACTGGGGCAGTGGCTGGCCGCCCGCACCCAGGGGCCCGCGCTGGAGCGGGTGGTCGTGGTGGGCGACACCTACGCGCTGGGGGTGGGCACGCTGGCGGCCCGGCAGATTCCGGGGGCACTGGCCCGCCCGCGTCTGCCGCTGGTGCATGTGCAGCCGCTGGTGTCGGTCCTCTACGGCGAGGGCATGACGCTGGGCGGGCACCTGCGTGAACTCAATGCGCTGGGCGCCAACGTCTTTATGCCCTGGGAGCTTGCGCTGGGCCGCCGCGCCTGGCGGGTGTACACGCGCGACGCGGCCTCGGCCCGTCATCTGGCCCGCCGGGGGGTCAATGCCGCCTACCGGGGCAGCTTCGCGCTCGACATCCTGCCGGCTCCTGAGCGTGACCTGGCGCCGCTGCTGACGGGCGTGCCGGTGCTGGCGCTGCTACCGGGGCAGCGCGGCGACGCCCAGACCTCGCTGCCCGTCATGCTCGGCGCCGCCTGCGCCCTGCCGGACATGCAGGCGCTGGTGGCCTGGCCCCGGCCCTTTGACGAACTGCCGCCGCTGCTCGGTTGGACGCTTGAGGAGCGCGGCGAGTGGGGCGTGCTCGCCCGCCGGGGCACGTGCAGTGTGTGGCTTCTGCGCGCAAGCTTCTCTACGATTCTTCACGCAGCGGCTGCCTCGGGCGGGGTGGCGCTCGGCACGGCGGGCACCGCCAACGAGCAGGCGGCGGGTCTGGGCGTGCCGGTGGTCGGGTTTCCCACCGCCGGACCGCAGTATGTCCCCGGCTTCGCGGTGCGGCAGCAGCGGCTCCTCGGCGCGGCGCTCACGTTGACCCGCCCGGAGGCGTCCGCCGCCGCTCAGGCAGTGCGTGAGCTGCTCGGTGGCCCTCAGCGCACGACGGCGGTGCGCGACGGCCAGCGGCGTATCGGTCAGGCCGGTGCGCTGCCGCAAATTGCCGAGGAACTCGGGAAGATGGCATGA
- a CDS encoding carboxylesterase/lipase family protein, which yields MNRAVTLLAALSLSASLGPSALAQSAPVSTSATPASTAAPAAPARVQAPAGTFVGQDRAGVRSWLGIPYAQPPVGDARWQPPRALPASQAERTTTQPGAACVQTLSVPGMDKQVRGAEDCLFLNVYAPTNAQKAPVMVWIHGGSFQMGAGSDYDLSVLAREQGVVAVSLNYRLGALGFLATPALDTAQGTAGNLGLLDQQLALKWVRDNIAAFGGDAQNVTVFGESAGGMSICAQLASPGAAGLFDKAIIQSGPCTAPGIMQSRAEAYNLGSRFAAAVGCDPADAACLRAVPADKLVLTRSPNAAFPGAVPFPPVYGDSTVPRAPAEVLRQGQNAVPLLIGTNLNEGTLFAAFVGDPRRDLNAAEFLGLNAVLNGPNAPRALLAYNSRTSGTRTQAAAASATDSLFACPSSNLARDISRFTPVYSYEFRDPNPPRPAQLRPTVGVPSFGAFHGSEIVSVTGTPSGLGNPSDFTPAQAELSRTMQTYWANFARTGNPNGAGLPQWAAFTTEQPQVLGLAPGEVTPVQDFRAEHHCDTIWRP from the coding sequence ATGAACAGAGCCGTTACCCTGCTCGCTGCCCTGAGTTTGTCCGCCTCGCTGGGGCCTTCAGCCCTGGCGCAGAGCGCACCCGTTTCGACGTCTGCTACTCCTGCGTCTACTGCGGCCCCGGCTGCTCCCGCCCGCGTGCAGGCCCCCGCCGGCACCTTCGTGGGCCAGGACCGGGCCGGCGTGCGCTCCTGGCTGGGGATTCCCTACGCCCAGCCGCCCGTCGGCGACGCCCGCTGGCAGCCGCCCCGCGCCCTGCCCGCATCCCAGGCCGAGCGCACGACCACCCAGCCCGGCGCGGCGTGCGTGCAAACGCTCAGCGTGCCGGGGATGGACAAACAGGTGCGCGGCGCCGAGGACTGCCTGTTTCTGAATGTCTACGCCCCTACCAACGCGCAAAAAGCCCCGGTGATGGTCTGGATTCACGGCGGCAGCTTTCAGATGGGCGCGGGCAGCGACTACGACCTGAGCGTGCTCGCGCGTGAACAGGGTGTGGTGGCGGTCAGCCTGAACTACCGCCTGGGGGCGCTCGGTTTCCTGGCGACCCCGGCGCTCGACACCGCGCAGGGCACGGCGGGCAATCTGGGCCTGCTCGACCAGCAGCTCGCGCTAAAGTGGGTGCGGGACAACATCGCCGCGTTCGGGGGCGACGCACAGAACGTGACCGTGTTCGGCGAATCGGCTGGCGGCATGAGCATCTGCGCCCAGCTCGCCTCCCCCGGCGCGGCGGGCCTGTTCGACAAAGCCATCATCCAGAGCGGCCCGTGCACGGCCCCCGGCATCATGCAGAGCCGCGCCGAGGCGTACAACCTGGGCTCGCGGTTTGCAGCAGCCGTGGGCTGTGACCCCGCCGACGCCGCCTGCCTGCGCGCCGTGCCCGCCGACAAGCTGGTGCTGACCCGCTCGCCGAACGCCGCTTTTCCGGGTGCCGTGCCGTTTCCGCCGGTCTACGGCGACAGCACCGTGCCCCGCGCGCCCGCCGAGGTGCTGCGTCAGGGCCAGAACGCCGTGCCGCTGCTCATCGGCACCAACCTGAACGAAGGCACCCTCTTCGCCGCCTTCGTGGGCGACCCCCGGCGCGACCTTAACGCCGCCGAGTTCCTGGGCCTGAACGCCGTGCTCAACGGGCCCAACGCCCCGCGTGCCCTGCTCGCCTACAACAGCCGCACCTCCGGCACCCGTACCCAGGCCGCCGCCGCGAGTGCCACCGACAGCCTCTTTGCCTGCCCCAGCAGCAACCTCGCCCGCGACATCAGCCGCTTTACGCCGGTCTATAGCTACGAATTCCGCGACCCCAACCCGCCCCGCCCTGCGCAGTTGCGGCCCACGGTGGGTGTGCCGTCGTTCGGCGCCTTCCACGGCTCGGAAATCGTGAGCGTGACGGGCACCCCGTCCGGCCTGGGCAACCCCAGCGACTTCACGCCCGCTCAGGCTGAGCTGTCGCGCACCATGCAGACCTACTGGGCCAATTTCGCCCGCACCGGCAACCCCAACGGCGCCGGCTTGCCGCAGTGGGCTGCCTTCACCACCGAGCAGCCCCAGGTGCTAGGCCTGGCCCCCGGCGAGGTGACCCCCGTGCAGGACTTCCGCGCCGAGCACCACTGCGACACCATCTGGCGGCCCTGA